The following are from one region of the Populus trichocarpa isolate Nisqually-1 chromosome 8, P.trichocarpa_v4.1, whole genome shotgun sequence genome:
- the LOC7497794 gene encoding 60S ribosomal protein L7-4: MGEEVMVAVPESVLKKRKREEEWALAKKQELAATKKKNAENRKIIFKRAKQYSKEYEEQGKQLVQLKREARLKGGFYVDPEAKLLFIIRIRGINAMHPKTRSILQLLRLRQIFNGVFLKVNKATVNMLRRVEPYVTYGYPNLKSVRELIYKRGFGKLNQQRIPLTDNSIIEQGLGKRGIICVEDLIHEIITVGPHFKEANNFLWPFQLKAPLGGLKKKRNHYVEGGDAGNRENYINELIRRMN; the protein is encoded by the exons ATGGGTGAAGAGGTGATGGTAGCTGTTCCGGAGTCGGTACTGAAGAAGCGGAAGAGAGAGGAGGAGTGGGCATTGGCTAAGAAGCAGGAGCTTGCTGCTACTAAGAAAAAGAATGCTGAGAACCGAAAGATCATTTTCAAGAGAGCTAAGCAATACTCAAAAGAGTATGAGGAGCAG GGAAAGCAACTTGTACAACTGAAGCGTGAGGCGAGGTTGAAGGGTGGATTTTATGTTGACCCTGAGGCTAAGCTCTTGTTTATTATTCGCATCCGGGG GATCAATGCCATGCACCCCAAGACCAGGTCAATCTTGCAGCTTTTGCGTTTGAGACAG ATCTTCAACGGTGTCTTCCTCAAAGTAAACAAGGCAACAGTGAATATGCTGCGCAGGGTTGAACCTTATGTGACCTATGG ATATCCCAACTTGAAAAGTGTGAGAGAATTGATTTACAAGAGAGGCTTTGGGAAGTTGAACCAGCAGAGAATTCCCTTGACTGATAACTCAATCATCGAGCAG GGTCTGGGTAAGCGTGGCATTATCTGCGTGGAAGATCTCATTCACGAGATCATAACAGTTGGGCCTCATTTTAAAGAGGCAAATAACTTCCTGTGGCCATTCCAACTCAAGGCCCCGTTGGGTGgtttgaaaaagaagaggaatCACTATGTAGAAGGAGGAGATGCAGGAAACCGTGAGAACTATATTAACGAGCTTATCAGGAGAATGAATTAG